One part of the Niveispirillum cyanobacteriorum genome encodes these proteins:
- a CDS encoding methyl-accepting chemotaxis protein: protein MRLNLSMKILLANLAILALLLIAAVVMAVGASQQRAQVAVAKQAAERAADQALTLVTMVKDIRGDVMRVQLWLTDVSATRGLEGLDAGFEEAEKARNDLLRNMSAARKHAAGMGLTEVEAALGRVEGFVANFYTKGTAMAKAYVNSGPEVGNMLMGAFVGETDGMSAELDAVAEDVRKVAEAAKQKMQTELAAADAIAAKLTWLILALAGVGVAIAVVVLLALRGNVVMPLIGLTGALTRIGRGDLKVAVPAMADRHDELADMAHAIEALRDSAADAARLREEQQVKETAAEQHRRTALRHMAETVEAESRASVDGIAVETKDMDAAAAAMADSAAQVRDSATDVATAAMHALANAQAVAGATEELTASINEISAQVAHATSLSGQAVERSRATRGTIDSLSEVVDQIGGVANLIRDIAEQTNLLALNATIEAARAGDAGKGFAVVASEVKNLATQTTRSTEEITAKILLIQNVTAEAVMAVEGIADAIRAMDEVSAGIAEAMEEQAAATSEISRNVTETAEAAQEVATRIDTVSQEAGSTGEKAAAMREVAMRIVGSVSDLRQTLVRVVRTATVDVDRRHGERHNVDLEVSVEVAGERRQGRMLNISAGGALVDGLALTEGAEGRLSVPGMDGTLPFRVKTRDGAQNGIAFVLDDGEKLQLGGRLLDRFAA, encoded by the coding sequence ATGCGTCTCAACCTCTCCATGAAGATCCTGCTGGCCAACTTGGCCATCCTGGCGCTGCTGCTGATTGCGGCGGTCGTCATGGCCGTCGGGGCCAGCCAGCAGCGCGCCCAGGTGGCGGTCGCCAAACAGGCCGCTGAACGGGCCGCCGATCAGGCACTGACGCTGGTCACCATGGTGAAGGATATTCGCGGCGATGTGATGCGCGTGCAGCTGTGGCTGACCGACGTGTCGGCCACGCGTGGGCTAGAAGGGCTGGATGCCGGCTTCGAGGAGGCGGAGAAGGCCCGCAACGACTTGCTGCGCAACATGAGTGCGGCACGCAAACATGCGGCGGGCATGGGATTGACCGAGGTCGAGGCGGCGCTGGGCCGGGTGGAGGGGTTCGTCGCGAACTTCTACACCAAGGGGACGGCCATGGCGAAGGCCTATGTCAATAGCGGGCCGGAGGTGGGCAACATGCTGATGGGCGCCTTTGTCGGCGAAACCGATGGCATGTCCGCCGAACTGGACGCCGTGGCGGAGGATGTGCGCAAGGTGGCCGAGGCCGCCAAGCAGAAGATGCAGACGGAACTTGCCGCTGCCGATGCCATAGCGGCCAAGCTGACATGGCTGATCCTGGCGCTGGCTGGGGTTGGGGTGGCCATTGCGGTTGTGGTGCTGCTGGCGCTGCGTGGCAATGTCGTCATGCCGCTGATCGGGCTGACAGGGGCGTTGACCCGGATCGGTCGCGGGGACCTGAAGGTGGCGGTACCGGCCATGGCCGACCGGCATGACGAGTTGGCCGATATGGCGCACGCCATTGAGGCGTTGCGCGACAGTGCCGCCGATGCCGCCCGCCTGCGCGAAGAGCAGCAGGTCAAGGAGACGGCGGCGGAGCAGCATCGCCGTACCGCCCTGCGCCATATGGCCGAAACGGTGGAGGCGGAGAGTCGGGCCAGCGTGGATGGCATTGCCGTGGAAACCAAGGACATGGACGCCGCCGCCGCCGCCATGGCCGACAGTGCCGCGCAGGTGCGTGACAGTGCCACCGATGTGGCGACGGCGGCCATGCATGCCCTGGCCAATGCCCAGGCGGTGGCGGGTGCCACCGAGGAACTGACCGCGTCAATCAACGAGATCAGCGCCCAGGTGGCGCATGCCACCAGCCTGTCAGGGCAGGCTGTGGAGCGCAGCCGGGCCACGCGCGGCACCATCGACAGCCTGTCGGAAGTGGTGGATCAGATTGGCGGGGTGGCCAACCTGATCCGCGATATCGCCGAACAGACCAACCTTCTGGCACTCAACGCCACCATCGAGGCCGCACGGGCCGGTGATGCTGGCAAGGGATTTGCCGTTGTGGCGTCAGAAGTGAAGAACCTGGCGACGCAGACCACGCGGTCAACGGAAGAGATCACGGCGAAGATACTGCTGATCCAGAATGTCACCGCCGAGGCGGTGATGGCCGTGGAAGGCATTGCCGACGCCATCCGCGCCATGGATGAGGTGTCGGCAGGCATTGCGGAGGCCATGGAGGAGCAGGCCGCCGCCACCAGCGAAATCTCTCGCAATGTCACCGAAACGGCGGAAGCCGCCCAGGAGGTGGCGACCCGCATCGACACCGTGTCACAGGAAGCCGGCAGCACCGGCGAAAAGGCGGCGGCGATGCGTGAAGTGGCCATGCGTATCGTGGGATCGGTCAGCGACCTGCGCCAGACCCTGGTCCGCGTGGTGCGCACCGCCACCGTCGATGTCGACCGCCGGCACGGGGAGCGGCACAATGTTGACCTGGAGGTGTCGGTCGAGGTGGCGGGCGAACGCCGTCAGGGCCGGATGTTGAACATTTCCGCCGGCGGCGCGCTGGTTGATGGCTTGGCGCTGACCGAGGGGGCAGAAGGGCGGCTGTCGGTGCCGGGGATGGACGGCACGCTGCCGTTCCGCGTGAAGACGCGCGATGGCGCGCAGAACGGCATCGCGTTCGTGCTGGATGACGGCGAGAAGCTGCAGCTAGGTGGACGGCTGCTGGATCGGTTTGCGGCGTGA
- a CDS encoding carboxylesterase/lipase family protein → MCGMDLTRRSLLLAGAAGVMVAGSAGAATGKGPVVKTVAGKVRGRTVEGIHVFKGVRYGADTAARRFQAPLPPQPWKGVVEAVEYGNASPQGSKEERQSEDCLFLNVWTPGLGDGAKRPVMVYIHGGAYANGSGSDPLYDGTRLSRRGDVVVITLNHRLNLFGYLYLARLGGLDDPRFADSGNAGQLDLILALQWVRDNIAAFGGDPGNVMLFGQSGGGAKIATLMAMPAARGLFHKVATMSGQQVTAGGPRNATSRAVAVLKQLGLSADRAGAEALLTMPVEQVKAGLKAVDPVAGSGGVYAGPVMDGRNLPRHPFFPDAPAISANIPMIIGNTHDETRSLIGGGDPSAFTLTWDALPEKLFPAMRVDIAPEIVIAEYRRLYPHYSPSDLFFAATTAGRSWRGAVEELEARAKQAPGVAPTWAYQLDFRSPRDGGKWGAHHTLDIPLAFDNIAQPGSETGAGPAAQDMAGRLADAFIALARKGDPNHPGLPAWEPYDLTRRQTMVLNSECRMADDPRGAERRLFSAVPFVQFGT, encoded by the coding sequence ATGTGCGGGATGGATTTGACGCGGCGGTCGCTGCTGCTGGCAGGGGCGGCGGGGGTGATGGTGGCGGGGTCGGCGGGTGCCGCCACGGGCAAGGGGCCGGTGGTGAAGACCGTGGCCGGCAAAGTGCGCGGTCGTACCGTCGAGGGCATCCATGTCTTCAAGGGTGTGCGCTATGGCGCTGATACCGCCGCCCGCCGGTTTCAGGCCCCGCTGCCGCCGCAGCCCTGGAAAGGCGTGGTGGAGGCGGTAGAGTATGGCAATGCCAGTCCGCAGGGATCGAAGGAGGAGCGGCAGTCGGAGGATTGCCTGTTCCTGAATGTCTGGACGCCGGGCCTGGGCGATGGGGCAAAGCGGCCTGTCATGGTCTATATCCATGGCGGTGCCTATGCCAACGGTTCAGGATCGGACCCACTTTATGATGGCACGCGGCTGTCCCGGCGTGGCGATGTGGTGGTGATCACCCTCAATCACCGCCTGAACCTGTTCGGGTATCTCTATCTGGCGCGGCTGGGCGGGCTGGATGATCCGCGCTTTGCCGATAGCGGCAATGCAGGCCAACTCGACCTGATCCTGGCCCTGCAATGGGTGCGGGACAATATCGCAGCTTTTGGCGGCGACCCCGGCAATGTCATGCTGTTTGGGCAGTCGGGCGGCGGGGCCAAGATCGCCACCCTGATGGCCATGCCAGCAGCGCGCGGCCTGTTCCACAAGGTTGCCACCATGAGCGGGCAGCAGGTGACGGCAGGTGGCCCGCGCAACGCCACGTCCCGCGCCGTGGCGGTTCTGAAACAGCTGGGCCTCAGTGCCGACAGGGCAGGGGCGGAAGCGCTGCTGACCATGCCAGTCGAGCAGGTAAAGGCCGGGCTGAAAGCGGTGGACCCGGTGGCGGGGTCGGGTGGTGTCTATGCCGGTCCGGTCATGGATGGGCGCAATCTGCCGCGCCATCCCTTCTTCCCCGACGCGCCGGCTATATCCGCCAATATCCCAATGATCATCGGCAATACCCACGACGAGACGCGAAGCCTGATCGGTGGGGGCGATCCGTCGGCCTTTACCCTGACCTGGGACGCGTTGCCGGAAAAGCTGTTCCCCGCCATGCGGGTGGATATAGCGCCGGAGATCGTGATTGCCGAGTATCGCCGTCTGTATCCGCATTACAGCCCGTCGGACCTGTTCTTTGCCGCCACTACGGCGGGCCGGTCCTGGCGCGGGGCGGTGGAGGAACTGGAGGCGCGGGCGAAACAGGCGCCGGGCGTGGCACCCACCTGGGCCTACCAGCTGGATTTCCGCAGCCCGCGCGACGGCGGCAAATGGGGTGCGCATCACACGCTGGATATCCCGCTCGCCTTTGACAATATCGCCCAGCCGGGCAGCGAGACCGGGGCAGGGCCGGCGGCGCAGGACATGGCAGGCCGGTTGGCCGACGCCTTTATCGCGCTGGCTCGCAAGGGCGACCCCAACCATCCGGGTCTGCCAGCCTGGGAGCCTTATGACCTCACGCGGCGGCAGACCATGGTGTTGAACAGTGAATGCCGGATGGCAGATGACCCGCGTGGGGCGGAACGCCGGCTGTTCAGCGCGGTGCCGTTTGTGCAGTTTGGAACGTGA
- the uraH gene encoding hydroxyisourate hydrolase: MARLSTHVLDTSTGRPAAGLKLELFYLEGGQRALIRTEWTNQDGRTDSPLLSGHAIPIGTYELLFQAGDYFRSLGVPLADPPFLDEIPLRFAIAEAQGHYHVPLLLSPWSYSTYRGS; this comes from the coding sequence ATGGCCCGCCTGAGCACCCATGTCCTGGACACAAGCACAGGCCGCCCCGCCGCCGGGTTAAAACTGGAGCTGTTTTATCTGGAAGGCGGGCAGCGCGCCCTGATCAGGACGGAATGGACCAACCAGGATGGCCGCACCGACAGCCCCCTGCTGTCGGGCCATGCCATCCCCATCGGCACCTACGAACTGTTGTTCCAGGCCGGCGATTATTTCCGCAGCCTGGGCGTCCCACTTGCCGACCCGCCCTTCCTCGACGAAATCCCCTTGCGCTTTGCCATCGCCGAGGCCCAGGGCCATTACCACGTCCCCCTGTTGCTCAGCCCCTGGAGCTATTCAACCTATAGGGGGAGTTGA
- a CDS encoding MFS transporter: MRTLGLKAKIGYAVGDFGLNLYWQSLLLFILFFQMDALGLSAVDAGLSYLIASVWDAGMDPLMGVISDRTRTRLGRYRPFILFGTVPLAFAFWLCFSPPAFLVAGSAGMMLFATATHMLLRTCYAVVAIPYSSLTAAMTRDSDERASLTGWRMLLAFAGSTSVSALLPLLAGWFDSYSQAAACIGALAVLAHVACALSVRELPAPATAAEPAHLGLRADLGGFIRGVLRNGPLLRLLAATVALHLSLGLLMRNVPFLLKYDLGGDATLTAQALTWFSAAGIAAVPAWVWVARSWSKGISWQVGSAMVIAGGIALAFTPPGSLWLTIIWLTLIFFGHAAHAVAMWSMLPDAVDYAHWRHRRRDEAKVYGLASLILKLALGGSAFLGGLALDGVGYVPGGVQAEGTLTGFRLLAGLAPVLGLGLSMLAVAGYSLNAERHGRIQTFLGRRADRAGPMAP; the protein is encoded by the coding sequence ATGCGGACTTTGGGTCTCAAGGCCAAGATCGGCTATGCCGTGGGCGATTTCGGCCTCAACCTTTATTGGCAGTCGCTGCTGCTGTTCATTCTGTTTTTTCAGATGGATGCGCTGGGCCTGTCGGCCGTGGATGCCGGCCTGTCCTATCTGATTGCATCCGTCTGGGATGCGGGCATGGACCCGCTGATGGGCGTTATTTCCGACCGTACACGCACCCGGCTGGGCCGCTATCGGCCCTTCATCCTGTTCGGCACGGTGCCGCTGGCCTTCGCCTTCTGGCTCTGCTTTTCACCGCCCGCCTTCCTGGTGGCGGGATCGGCGGGGATGATGCTGTTCGCGACCGCTACGCACATGCTGCTACGCACCTGCTATGCGGTGGTGGCCATCCCCTATTCCTCGCTGACCGCCGCCATGACGCGCGACAGCGATGAACGGGCCAGCCTGACGGGCTGGCGTATGCTGTTGGCGTTTGCCGGCTCTACTTCCGTCTCGGCCTTGCTGCCGCTGCTGGCCGGCTGGTTCGACAGCTACAGCCAGGCGGCGGCCTGTATCGGCGCCCTGGCCGTACTGGCCCATGTCGCCTGCGCCCTGTCGGTGCGTGAACTGCCGGCGCCCGCGACGGCGGCGGAACCGGCGCATCTGGGCCTTCGCGCCGATCTGGGGGGCTTTATCCGCGGCGTGCTGCGCAACGGGCCGCTGCTGCGGCTGCTGGCGGCCACGGTGGCGCTGCACCTGTCGCTGGGCCTGCTGATGCGCAATGTGCCCTTCCTGCTGAAATATGATCTGGGCGGCGACGCCACCCTGACGGCCCAGGCCCTGACATGGTTTTCCGCCGCTGGCATCGCAGCCGTACCGGCCTGGGTCTGGGTGGCGCGCTCCTGGTCCAAGGGCATCTCCTGGCAGGTGGGCAGCGCCATGGTCATCGCGGGCGGCATCGCCCTGGCCTTCACCCCGCCGGGCAGCCTCTGGCTGACAATCATCTGGCTGACCCTGATCTTTTTCGGCCATGCAGCGCATGCGGTAGCGATGTGGTCCATGCTGCCAGACGCCGTGGACTACGCCCATTGGCGCCACCGCCGCCGGGACGAGGCCAAGGTCTATGGCCTGGCCTCGCTGATCTTGAAGCTGGCTTTGGGCGGCTCCGCCTTTCTGGGCGGGCTGGCGCTTGACGGTGTCGGCTATGTACCGGGCGGCGTACAGGCCGAAGGCACCCTGACGGGCTTCCGCCTGCTGGCCGGCCTCGCCCCCGTTCTGGGTCTGGGCCTGTCGATGCTGGCGGTCGCCGGCTACAGCCTGAACGCCGAACGGCATGGCCGGATACAGACTTTCCTGGGACGCCGGGCGGATCGCGCCGGCCCGATGGCCCCTTGA
- a CDS encoding diguanylate cyclase, producing the protein MTNPIPPVSVVTRQREIREQYVLMLPERLAALAQAAGDARRLSSLAHGLIGSASTFGFTELADAARQLDQATRALVAGEEEAATRIDAALALALRLGEQVATSPVPDVSEEETSARAEEITVYVLEDDPVQARELVAQLRPYGYHAIAYADPDSFADAVRTCAPEAMLVDIICGPDTDAGSDIVFTLSAEGPVPPTIFLSGRDDFEARLSAVRAGGAGYLVKPVDPAVLAERLDQIIGRDSARPYRVLLVDDDALVAAEYATALGAAGMEVEVLADPVRAIGHIRRFLPDLLLLDNRMPGCSGLELAAVLRQQEGMLSLPILFLTADEDLTDKRLALDLGAEDLLRKPIKNAKLVEQVRARVRRARQLQAMMARDSLTGALNHAMVQEHLATEVARARREGEPLSFAMIDVDRFKRVNDEHGHAAGDRVLRSLSRLLRQRLRRSDIVGRYGGEEFAVILPRTNPQEAALILDNLRKAFHAVGFRGGDDKLFHVTFSAGVAGLTDTGDLASLNLSADAALYFAKRAGRDRVHVSGSISASA; encoded by the coding sequence ATGACCAATCCGATTCCCCCTGTTTCCGTTGTGACCCGGCAAAGGGAAATTCGTGAACAATATGTGTTGATGCTTCCCGAGCGTCTGGCCGCGCTGGCGCAGGCGGCGGGCGATGCGCGCCGGCTTTCAAGTCTGGCGCATGGCTTGATCGGATCGGCCAGCACCTTTGGCTTCACGGAGCTGGCGGACGCGGCCCGTCAGCTGGATCAGGCTACCCGCGCCCTGGTGGCGGGGGAGGAGGAAGCTGCCACCCGTATCGATGCGGCCCTCGCGCTTGCCCTGCGTCTGGGCGAACAGGTCGCGACCAGCCCAGTTCCTGACGTATCGGAGGAGGAAACCAGCGCGCGTGCCGAGGAAATCACCGTCTATGTTCTGGAAGATGATCCGGTGCAGGCGCGTGAACTGGTGGCCCAGCTTCGCCCCTATGGCTATCACGCCATCGCCTATGCCGATCCTGACAGTTTCGCCGATGCCGTTCGGACTTGCGCGCCTGAGGCGATGCTGGTCGACATCATCTGCGGCCCCGATACCGATGCCGGCAGCGACATTGTTTTCACCCTGTCGGCGGAAGGACCGGTTCCGCCCACCATCTTCCTGTCGGGCCGGGATGATTTTGAGGCACGGCTGTCGGCCGTTCGGGCCGGTGGCGCCGGGTATCTGGTCAAGCCCGTAGACCCGGCGGTCCTGGCCGAACGGCTGGACCAGATCATCGGGCGCGACAGTGCCCGGCCCTATCGCGTGTTGCTCGTCGATGATGACGCCCTGGTCGCCGCCGAATATGCAACGGCGCTGGGCGCGGCTGGCATGGAGGTGGAGGTGCTGGCCGATCCGGTACGGGCCATCGGCCATATCCGCCGTTTTCTGCCCGATCTTCTTCTGCTGGATAACCGCATGCCGGGTTGCTCGGGTCTGGAACTGGCTGCCGTGCTGCGCCAGCAGGAAGGGATGCTGTCGCTGCCCATCCTGTTCCTGACAGCGGATGAGGACTTGACCGACAAGCGGCTGGCGCTGGATCTGGGGGCTGAGGATCTGCTGCGCAAGCCGATTAAGAACGCCAAGTTGGTGGAACAGGTGCGGGCCCGCGTGCGCCGCGCCCGGCAGCTTCAGGCTATGATGGCCCGTGACAGCCTGACCGGTGCCCTGAACCATGCCATGGTGCAAGAACATCTGGCGACCGAGGTGGCCCGTGCCCGGCGGGAAGGGGAACCACTGTCCTTTGCCATGATTGATGTCGACCGGTTCAAGCGGGTCAATGACGAACACGGGCATGCGGCGGGGGACCGGGTGCTGCGGTCGCTGTCACGCCTGCTGCGCCAGCGGCTGCGGCGCAGCGACATTGTGGGCCGGTACGGGGGCGAGGAATTCGCTGTGATCCTGCCCCGTACCAATCCGCAGGAGGCGGCCCTCATCCTGGATAATCTGCGCAAGGCCTTTCATGCGGTGGGTTTCCGGGGCGGCGATGACAAGCTGTTTCATGTCACTTTCAGTGCCGGCGTGGCCGGCCTCACGGACACTGGTGATCTGGCATCCCTGAACCTTTCCGCCGATGCCGCCCTGTATTTCGCGAAGAGGGCTGGGCGTGACCGCGTGCATGTTTCAGGCTCCATCTCCGCCTCTGCATAA
- a CDS encoding response regulator, which produces MELSRVLYVDDDPDLRSMAELALATIGGLEVTLCADGAQAPILARVSQAQMVLLDVVMPGLDGPGTLAALRADDFTASLPVLFVTAKDTDAERAELLALGAVGVITKPLDLMGMAAQVKAIWAGR; this is translated from the coding sequence ATGGAACTATCACGGGTCCTTTATGTTGATGATGACCCCGACCTGCGATCCATGGCCGAACTGGCCCTGGCCACCATCGGCGGGCTGGAGGTGACGCTCTGCGCTGATGGCGCGCAGGCCCCGATACTGGCCCGGGTCAGTCAGGCCCAGATGGTGCTGCTGGATGTGGTGATGCCGGGACTTGATGGCCCGGGCACCCTGGCCGCACTACGCGCCGACGACTTCACGGCTTCCCTGCCCGTGCTGTTCGTGACGGCCAAGGATACCGACGCCGAACGCGCCGAACTCCTGGCGCTTGGTGCCGTTGGTGTCATCACCAAGCCTCTGGACCTGATGGGCATGGCGGCACAGGTGAAGGCCATCTGGGCGGGGCGGTAA
- a CDS encoding response regulator codes for MSTEAPHLLIVEDSPTQALQMEITLAAQGWTAEVCATAEDALEKLNGALPDALLVDYHLPRMSGDEFIRRVRLNVRTRQLPIIMLTDEVTAEAEFRGIESGADAYVPKSADSDLLPARINALLKRRPRADFHASAQALRQCRLMIVDDSPTFLEFLRGILEEEGHDVVPLLSGKDALERAETESFDCIIVDLNMPEIDGVELCGRLDGVRRRREELFQIVMLTASDSKTDLMRGLEAGADDYVTKANDIEIIKARIRALLRRKLLHEENLRISMEFRAKERELERAHEDKRLVEARAALADALEKTNRELTQAQVELTRAKDQAEAANRAKSEFLANMSHELRTPMNGIIGMNTLLLTTALTPEQRHSAELVGSSAKLLLSLLNDILDISKLEANQVTLEHIEFDVAKLFEETALLMAPKAAEHGIELVLDIDPSARRTAVSDPTRIRQVVLNLIGNAIKFTAKGGVTVSVAVHEGAGGVLTLDTQVIDTGIGIPPDAVNRLFEKFVQADSSVSRRFGGTGLGLAICRETVGLLGGRIGVESTVGAGSTFWFTIALTAAEEAAVHPAPLPDLAGKLALLLVPEGIVRAPLARELSRLGLRVRVEETDDGMAEIAAGLLSPDIVLLDLGVVAEAGAGVAQRLRGMLPRARLIMLRSMTGVAAGPAAINATLDKPVLRQDLIAVLRGGQPVTVAEKPVPAPPTGAVVALAGEGARILLAEDNYVNQQVALHMLTGAGHRVDIANHGGEAVAALEARDYDLVLMDVQMPVVDGLEATRRIRALGGPRGGIPIIAMTANAMTGVEAEYRAAGMDDYISKPVEYQEFLAKVRAWLDRRRAAGAAAALAEPAVTVEASDLDLTTVRQLREMMGAAAFERLLGQFLDNSRARLDRIGKALEAMDKAALGRDVHDMISTSGGFGCKALVRLGRDMEQALREGDMETVARLGAQLRSVAPATWDRLAVAIRA; via the coding sequence ATGAGCACAGAGGCGCCACATCTGCTGATCGTGGAGGACAGCCCCACACAGGCATTGCAGATGGAAATCACGCTGGCCGCCCAAGGCTGGACCGCGGAAGTCTGCGCCACAGCCGAGGATGCGCTTGAAAAGCTGAACGGCGCCCTGCCGGATGCGCTGCTGGTCGATTACCATTTGCCGCGCATGAGCGGGGATGAGTTTATCCGCCGTGTCCGTCTTAATGTCCGCACGCGCCAGCTTCCCATCATCATGCTGACCGATGAGGTGACGGCGGAGGCGGAGTTCCGGGGCATCGAAAGCGGTGCCGACGCCTATGTACCGAAATCCGCCGACAGTGACCTGCTGCCGGCCCGTATCAATGCCCTGCTGAAACGCCGGCCGAGGGCCGATTTCCATGCCTCGGCCCAGGCGCTGCGGCAATGCCGTCTGATGATCGTCGATGACAGCCCCACCTTCCTGGAGTTCCTGCGCGGGATTCTGGAGGAGGAGGGGCATGATGTCGTTCCGCTTCTTTCGGGCAAGGATGCCCTGGAACGGGCGGAAACGGAAAGTTTCGACTGCATTATCGTCGATCTGAACATGCCCGAGATCGACGGGGTGGAGCTGTGCGGTCGCCTGGACGGCGTGCGGCGGCGGCGTGAGGAACTGTTCCAGATCGTTATGCTGACCGCCAGCGACAGCAAGACCGACCTGATGCGCGGGCTGGAGGCCGGGGCCGATGATTACGTTACCAAGGCCAACGATATCGAGATTATCAAGGCGCGCATCCGCGCTCTGCTGCGCCGCAAGCTGCTGCATGAGGAAAATCTGCGCATTTCCATGGAGTTCCGCGCTAAGGAGCGGGAACTGGAACGCGCGCATGAGGACAAAAGGCTGGTGGAGGCGCGGGCGGCCCTGGCCGACGCCCTGGAAAAGACCAACCGCGAGTTGACCCAGGCGCAGGTGGAACTGACCCGCGCCAAGGATCAGGCGGAGGCGGCCAACCGCGCCAAGTCCGAATTCCTGGCCAATATGAGCCATGAGCTGCGCACGCCGATGAATGGGATCATCGGTATGAATACTTTGCTGCTGACCACGGCTCTGACGCCCGAACAGCGGCATTCGGCGGAACTGGTCGGGTCATCGGCCAAGCTGCTACTAAGCCTGCTGAACGACATCCTGGATATTTCCAAGCTGGAGGCCAATCAGGTCACGCTTGAACATATCGAATTCGATGTGGCCAAGCTGTTTGAGGAGACGGCCCTGCTGATGGCGCCCAAGGCCGCCGAGCATGGGATCGAACTGGTCCTGGATATCGATCCATCGGCCCGGCGCACCGCCGTCAGCGACCCCACCCGCATCCGGCAGGTGGTGCTTAACCTGATTGGCAATGCCATCAAGTTCACGGCCAAGGGCGGCGTCACGGTCAGCGTCGCGGTGCATGAAGGGGCAGGCGGAGTCCTGACCCTGGATACGCAGGTCATCGATACCGGCATCGGCATTCCGCCCGATGCCGTCAACCGGCTGTTCGAGAAATTCGTCCAGGCCGACAGTTCCGTCAGCCGGCGCTTTGGTGGCACCGGCCTGGGTCTGGCCATCTGCCGGGAGACGGTAGGTTTGCTGGGCGGGCGCATCGGGGTGGAAAGTACTGTCGGGGCGGGGTCGACCTTCTGGTTCACCATCGCGCTGACGGCAGCGGAAGAGGCGGCGGTGCATCCGGCCCCGCTGCCCGATCTGGCCGGGAAACTGGCCCTGCTGCTGGTGCCGGAAGGGATCGTGCGGGCGCCGCTGGCCCGTGAATTGTCGCGCCTGGGCCTGCGGGTACGGGTGGAGGAAACCGACGACGGGATGGCGGAGATCGCGGCGGGCCTGCTGTCGCCCGACATCGTGCTGCTGGACTTAGGTGTGGTGGCGGAAGCCGGGGCCGGCGTGGCGCAGCGGCTGCGCGGGATGTTGCCGCGGGCGCGGCTGATCATGCTGCGGTCCATGACGGGGGTGGCGGCGGGGCCGGCGGCCATCAATGCCACGCTGGACAAGCCTGTGCTGCGCCAGGACCTGATCGCGGTGCTGCGCGGTGGGCAGCCTGTGACGGTTGCCGAGAAGCCGGTGCCAGCGCCGCCCACCGGCGCCGTTGTGGCGCTGGCCGGTGAAGGGGCGCGCATCCTTCTGGCCGAGGATAATTATGTGAACCAGCAGGTGGCGCTGCATATGCTGACCGGGGCGGGCCACCGTGTCGATATCGCCAACCATGGCGGGGAGGCGGTGGCGGCGCTGGAGGCGCGGGATTACGATCTGGTGCTGATGGATGTACAGATGCCCGTCGTTGACGGGCTGGAGGCCACGCGCCGCATCCGTGCCCTGGGCGGGCCACGCGGCGGCATCCCCATCATCGCCATGACGGCCAATGCCATGACGGGTGTGGAGGCCGAATACCGCGCGGCGGGCATGGATGATTACATCTCCAAGCCCGTGGAATATCAGGAATTCCTGGCCAAGGTGCGGGCCTGGCTTGATCGCCGCCGTGCGGCGGGGGCCGCCGCCGCCCTGGCGGAACCGGCAGTGACGGTGGAGGCCAGCGACCTGGACCTGACGACGGTGCGGCAGTTGCGAGAGATGATGGGTGCTGCGGCGTTTGAACGGCTGCTTGGTCAGTTCCTGGATAATTCCCGCGCCCGTCTGGACCGCATCGGCAAGGCGTTAGAGGCGATGGACAAAGCGGCTCTGGGCCGTGATGTCCATGACATGATCAGCACCTCGGGCGGATTCGGCTGCAAGGCGCTGGTTCGGTTGGGCCGGGATATGGAACAGGCCCTGCGCGAAGGGGATATGGAGACGGTGGCACGGCTTGGCGCGCAACTCCGGTCCGTCGCACCGGCCACGTGGGACAGGCTGGCCGTGGCGATCCGGGCATAA